Proteins encoded in a region of the Streptomyces sp. NBC_00513 genome:
- a CDS encoding glycerophosphodiester phosphodiesterase: MTQGGTARRAVLGAAVLAAGGGLVGLSAPTAAAATAGTGRGGYRDLPVPTVIGHRGASGYRPEHTLGSYRLALDLGADVIEQDLVPTKDGHLVCRHENEIGGTTDVADHPAFASRRVTKAVDGVSVTGWFTEDFTLAELKTLRAKERIPAVRRRNTLYDGRWAVPTFEEVLRWADREGERRGRRIWLHVETKHPTYFRGLGLGLEEPLARLLRRYGRDGRDAPLFLQSFEPSSIQRLARLISAPRVVLLSAANTRPWDFETAGDPRTVADLVTPDGLKWIAGFAQGIGPTLDLIVPRTADGRLGTPTTLVRDAHARGLVLHPYTARNENSFLPTEYRKGTDPADYGDAFGAFRAYFELGIDGIFTDNPDTGLLAAEDFRPGRGARR, from the coding sequence ATGACGCAGGGTGGGACGGCGCGGCGCGCGGTACTGGGAGCGGCGGTCCTGGCGGCGGGAGGCGGACTCGTCGGCCTCTCCGCGCCGACCGCCGCGGCGGCGACCGCGGGCACGGGGCGCGGCGGCTACCGGGACCTCCCCGTCCCGACGGTGATCGGCCACCGGGGCGCCTCGGGCTACCGGCCCGAGCACACCCTCGGCTCGTACCGGCTCGCCCTCGACCTGGGCGCCGACGTCATCGAGCAGGACCTCGTCCCCACCAAGGACGGCCACCTCGTGTGCCGCCACGAGAACGAGATCGGCGGCACCACCGACGTCGCCGACCATCCCGCGTTCGCCTCCCGGCGCGTCACCAAGGCCGTCGACGGGGTCTCCGTCACGGGCTGGTTCACCGAGGACTTCACCCTCGCCGAACTGAAGACGCTGCGAGCCAAGGAACGCATCCCCGCCGTCCGCCGGCGCAACACCCTCTACGACGGCCGGTGGGCCGTGCCCACCTTCGAGGAGGTGCTGCGCTGGGCGGACCGCGAGGGCGAACGGCGCGGCAGGCGGATCTGGCTGCACGTCGAGACCAAACACCCCACCTACTTCCGGGGGCTGGGCCTCGGCCTGGAGGAGCCGCTCGCCCGGCTGCTGCGCCGGTACGGCCGCGACGGCCGCGACGCGCCCCTCTTCCTCCAGTCGTTCGAGCCGTCCAGCATCCAACGGCTCGCCCGGCTGATCTCGGCGCCCCGCGTGGTGCTGCTCTCGGCCGCCAACACCCGCCCCTGGGACTTCGAGACCGCCGGGGACCCGCGCACCGTCGCCGACCTGGTCACGCCCGACGGGCTGAAGTGGATCGCCGGCTTCGCCCAGGGGATCGGCCCGACCCTCGACCTGATCGTCCCGCGCACCGCGGACGGCAGGCTCGGCACCCCCACCACGCTGGTGCGCGACGCCCACGCCCGCGGACTGGTGCTCCACCCCTACACCGCGCGGAACGAGAACAGCTTCCTGCCGACCGAATACCGCAAGGGCACCGACCCGGCCGACTACGGCGACGCCTTCGGCGCCTTCCGCGCGTACTTCGAACTGGGCATCGACGGGATCTTCACCGACAACCCGGACACCGGGCTGCTCGCGGCCGAGGACTTCCGCCCGGGCCGCGGCGCACGCCGGTAG